A single genomic interval of uncultured Desulfobulbus sp. harbors:
- a CDS encoding thiamine pyrophosphate-dependent enzyme — protein sequence MGNTALVRAMVESATRVITSYPGSPTPEIAAAIRSIPHDERPFYFEFSTNEKVATEVAFGASINGHLSTVFFKSVGLNVAADSFVQLSLLHCIGGLVIVLGDDPGANSSQNEQDNRHFAAMSYTPILEPATPEEVYRYYIEAATLSRQMARPIILRLTTHVCHAKERVHFGGWQAPPLDPTPRFDPANGPYIPLVSMVYPRKREALEGLDEIERQVEQRKLHRTVDNGSSCGVIVSGMVALSLLDVLQGVPTPPDVLKLAMPYPMPRRVIEDFLVAHTEVKILEELDDTLEKAIKALAYDLRLNTKIIGKVAVEDWIGEYTPDKVREILHRTWPTVIDRFETEENDAVTVPPRPAQMCPGCGHRSAFHAIKQALAKTANITVADIGCHTLGFKEPYHMGEVLLCMGASTAIGSGLSVYNTSRKVVAFLGDSTFFHAGIPAIINALFNQHNLVLVVMENGTTAMTGHQDHAASGRNFNGGTEAIPIRRVLEGLGVQHIFESDTYRQADLTALMHQALDIDGFAVVIAHHPCMLQLTQKQRRKTGYSARSVRIDQQQCSQVHTCIESFACPSFVRAPDGTVTVNQELCIGDGSCMQTCPSEAIQRNS from the coding sequence ATGGGCAACACCGCTCTTGTCCGAGCCATGGTCGAGTCGGCCACCAGGGTGATAACCTCCTATCCCGGATCGCCGACTCCGGAAATCGCCGCCGCGATTCGTTCCATCCCTCACGATGAACGACCCTTTTATTTTGAATTTTCCACCAACGAAAAGGTGGCCACCGAGGTGGCATTCGGCGCTTCCATCAATGGTCATCTGAGCACGGTTTTTTTCAAGAGCGTAGGACTCAATGTTGCCGCCGACTCCTTTGTCCAGTTGAGCCTGTTGCACTGCATCGGCGGGCTGGTGATCGTTTTGGGCGATGACCCGGGAGCCAACTCTTCGCAAAACGAACAGGACAATCGCCATTTTGCCGCGATGAGTTACACCCCTATTCTGGAGCCGGCCACCCCCGAGGAGGTGTATCGCTATTATATTGAAGCAGCGACGCTTTCTCGGCAAATGGCCCGGCCAATCATTCTCCGCCTGACCACTCATGTCTGCCATGCCAAGGAACGGGTACATTTCGGTGGCTGGCAAGCGCCCCCCCTAGACCCCACTCCTCGATTTGATCCGGCCAATGGCCCATACATCCCCCTCGTCTCCATGGTATATCCCCGCAAGCGTGAGGCCTTGGAGGGCCTGGACGAGATAGAACGGCAGGTGGAACAACGTAAGCTCCATAGGACTGTCGACAATGGCAGCTCCTGTGGCGTCATCGTCTCCGGCATGGTGGCCTTGTCGCTGCTGGACGTCCTTCAAGGCGTGCCCACCCCCCCGGATGTGCTCAAGTTGGCCATGCCCTACCCCATGCCACGCAGGGTCATTGAAGATTTTCTTGTTGCCCATACGGAAGTAAAGATCCTGGAAGAGCTTGACGACACTCTGGAAAAGGCGATCAAGGCCCTGGCCTACGATTTGCGCCTCAACACAAAAATTATCGGTAAAGTGGCGGTGGAGGATTGGATCGGTGAGTACACCCCGGACAAGGTTCGCGAGATACTGCACAGAACCTGGCCGACAGTCATCGACAGATTCGAAACGGAGGAAAACGACGCGGTAACCGTCCCGCCTCGCCCCGCACAGATGTGCCCCGGTTGCGGTCATCGCAGCGCATTTCACGCCATCAAACAAGCCCTGGCGAAGACAGCCAATATCACCGTGGCCGATATCGGTTGCCACACCCTTGGTTTTAAGGAGCCCTACCACATGGGAGAGGTTTTGCTCTGCATGGGGGCATCGACCGCTATCGGCTCCGGGCTGAGTGTGTACAACACCAGCCGCAAGGTGGTGGCCTTTCTCGGAGACTCAACATTTTTCCATGCCGGCATTCCCGCAATCATCAACGCCCTGTTCAACCAGCACAATTTGGTGCTGGTTGTGATGGAAAACGGCACCACCGCCATGACCGGCCATCAGGATCATGCCGCTTCAGGACGCAATTTCAACGGGGGGACCGAGGCCATTCCCATTCGACGCGTCCTTGAGGGACTGGGTGTGCAGCACATCTTTGAAAGCGACACCTACCGCCAAGCCGACCTTACAGCCCTCATGCACCAGGCCCTGGACATCGACGGTTTTGCGGTCGTGATCGCCCACCATCCCTGCATGCTGCAGCTTACCCAAAAACAACGCCGAAAAACCGGTTATAGTGCACGATCCGTCCGTATCGATCAACAGCAGTGTTCTCAGGTCCACACCTGTATAGAGTCCTTTGCCTGCCCGAGTTTCGTCCGTGCACCAGACGGTACAGTGACCGTCAACCAAGAACTCTGCATCGGCGACGGTTCCTGCATGCAAACTTGCCCATCCGAAGCGATCCAGCGCAATTCCTGA
- a CDS encoding TOBE domain-containing protein has product MRKKKERLTPDALFLQHMIGSSEKKNPVVALLEEINTCGSINQAAKSVGMSYKAAWERIENINNVSPKPLISRQVGGSGGGGTVLTEAGHEFVNKAHLLQREFTSFLNFFYFSPEEAFNTLKTLRRIEMKISARNVWLGSVAKIEKGAVNSVVTLSLRGEDQIVAVITDNSVQRLGLEEGSEALAIVKAPSVMLSLDVDPKKISARNILRGKISRILSGVVNDEVTIDLQGGNTVTSILTSESVRRIGLTEGMDISAIIKASDVLLAVA; this is encoded by the coding sequence ATGAGAAAGAAAAAAGAACGGTTGACACCCGACGCACTTTTTTTACAGCACATGATTGGCTCTTCGGAAAAGAAGAATCCGGTGGTCGCTCTCCTTGAGGAGATCAACACCTGTGGATCGATCAATCAGGCCGCAAAAAGCGTTGGCATGAGCTACAAGGCGGCCTGGGAGCGTATTGAAAATATCAATAACGTCAGCCCAAAGCCGTTGATCAGCCGTCAGGTCGGCGGCAGTGGAGGCGGGGGCACCGTGCTGACCGAGGCCGGGCACGAGTTTGTCAACAAGGCCCATCTGTTGCAACGCGAGTTCACCAGTTTTCTTAATTTTTTCTACTTTTCCCCTGAGGAGGCGTTCAACACGCTGAAAACATTACGGAGAATTGAAATGAAAATCTCAGCCCGCAACGTATGGCTCGGCAGCGTTGCCAAAATCGAGAAAGGTGCCGTCAACAGCGTTGTCACCCTGTCACTTCGCGGCGAGGATCAGATTGTCGCCGTGATCACCGATAACTCAGTGCAGCGGCTCGGACTGGAAGAGGGCTCTGAGGCGTTGGCCATTGTCAAGGCGCCTTCAGTGATGTTGTCGCTGGACGTTGATCCCAAAAAAATTTCCGCACGTAACATCCTCAGAGGTAAGATCAGCCGAATTCTCTCAGGCGTGGTCAATGATGAGGTCACCATTGATCTGCAGGGTGGCAATACCGTGACGTCCATCCTCACCTCGGAGAGTGTTCGCCGTATAGGCCTAACAGAAGGTATGGACATTTCCGCCATCATCAAAGCCTCGGATGTCCTCTTGGCTGTTGCCTAG
- the hxsC gene encoding His-Xaa-Ser system radical SAM maturase HxsC, whose amino-acid sequence MMYETTGILFGFKKPVIRKITFDKNEALEKHCLRYSQKMSHEVILTNDAKTEKCEIISSSFELNQGDILLVEPKGKITKVYDVTSKSNSLFITDECNCRCQTCPQPPVKTDSLPWAQFAKLIVKLIDNNPKWIGITGGEPTIKWDELIEVLKLIDSHLPDSAIQLLSNSRVFSEFKKAELLSPYYNKLIIGTALFSDVDEIHDAAMGKKGSFWETISGLHNLERFGIPIEIRIVLSSISVKRLPQLAEFIYKNIPFVHHVAFMGFEPIGNGLINFNKLWINPLEFNNILLKSIKELHKRNIKSVVFNLQPCLVDKKLHPILMKSISEWKIRYDDECNGCSALNNCGGIFNSAVSYLNKSIKALP is encoded by the coding sequence ATGATGTATGAAACTACCGGAATATTATTTGGATTCAAAAAGCCTGTCATACGGAAAATCACATTTGATAAAAATGAGGCACTAGAAAAACACTGCCTTCGTTATTCACAAAAGATGTCCCATGAGGTGATTTTAACCAATGATGCCAAAACCGAAAAATGTGAAATTATATCAAGCTCGTTTGAATTAAATCAAGGTGATATTCTTCTTGTTGAGCCGAAAGGAAAGATAACGAAAGTTTATGATGTTACATCCAAATCAAATTCATTATTTATTACGGATGAATGCAATTGCCGTTGCCAAACATGCCCCCAGCCACCGGTGAAAACTGATTCACTCCCTTGGGCACAATTTGCTAAATTGATCGTCAAGCTAATCGATAATAATCCTAAGTGGATTGGGATAACCGGTGGTGAGCCCACGATTAAATGGGACGAATTAATTGAAGTCTTAAAATTGATTGACTCTCATTTACCTGATTCAGCAATACAATTACTTAGCAATAGCCGTGTTTTCTCTGAATTTAAAAAAGCAGAATTGCTTTCTCCATATTATAATAAACTTATTATTGGAACCGCTCTTTTTTCTGACGTAGATGAGATTCATGATGCTGCTATGGGCAAAAAAGGTAGCTTCTGGGAAACAATATCTGGTTTGCATAATCTTGAAAGATTCGGCATCCCAATTGAGATTCGCATTGTTTTATCTTCGATTTCTGTAAAAAGGCTCCCTCAATTAGCTGAATTCATATATAAAAATATTCCATTTGTTCATCATGTAGCTTTTATGGGATTTGAGCCAATAGGAAATGGATTGATAAATTTTAATAAATTATGGATTAATCCATTGGAATTTAACAATATTCTTTTAAAATCTATAAAAGAATTGCATAAACGTAACATTAAATCTGTAGTGTTTAATTTGCAACCATGTTTAGTTGATAAAAAATTACATCCAATTCTAATGAAATCTATTTCTGAATGGAAAATTCGCTATGACGATGAGTGCAATGGATGTTCTGCGTTAAATAATTGTGGAGGTATTTTTAATTCTGCAGTTTCCTATTTAAATAAATCAATAAAGGCACTCCCATGA
- a CDS encoding recombinase family protein has protein sequence MVKAYGYCRVSGVGQIDGNGFERQEAAISEFGKLANIEITKIYREQVSGTKDEEFREVFQEMIAEILKNGVRTIVVEGLDRLAREYRVQEQLLIYLVSKEITLIDCRTGENVTEAISSDPMKKAMVQIQGIFAELEKNLLVKKLRIAREAKRKTEGKCEGRKGWTEQAEKRDLILGEIRRLRRKPKKQDRMTYVEVAKRLNERALEDDQYTTITGKPWSGPMVQNFIQRYEKK, from the coding sequence ATGGTAAAAGCCTATGGATATTGCCGGGTTTCCGGTGTTGGCCAGATTGATGGCAATGGGTTTGAGCGGCAGGAAGCAGCAATCTCAGAATTTGGAAAGTTGGCCAACATTGAGATAACCAAGATTTACCGGGAACAGGTATCAGGGACCAAGGATGAAGAGTTCCGGGAAGTGTTTCAGGAGATGATAGCTGAGATACTTAAAAATGGAGTTCGGACAATAGTGGTTGAGGGGTTGGATCGGTTAGCTCGGGAATACCGGGTCCAGGAACAGCTCTTGATTTATCTGGTATCCAAAGAGATCACATTGATTGATTGCCGGACTGGGGAAAATGTGACAGAGGCCATCAGTTCTGACCCAATGAAGAAAGCTATGGTTCAGATCCAGGGAATCTTCGCTGAACTGGAAAAGAATCTTCTTGTTAAAAAGCTGAGGATTGCTCGGGAGGCCAAACGAAAGACGGAGGGGAAGTGTGAGGGAAGGAAAGGATGGACCGAACAGGCTGAGAAGAGAGATCTGATCCTTGGGGAAATCAGGAGACTTCGGAGAAAACCCAAGAAACAGGACCGAATGACCTATGTTGAAGTAGCTAAGAGATTGAATGAGAGAGCATTAGAGGATGACCAGTACACCACTATTACCGGGAAACCATGGTCGGGACCAATGGTTCAGAACTTCATCCAAAGATATGAGAAGAAGTGA
- a CDS encoding thermonuclease family protein: MRPSCCILLFLLSAPATCLSWPAKVISISDGDTITVLHSGAEERIRLYGIDCPEKNQDYGQQAKSITSSLITGRQVDVQTVTADQYGRTVALVSVDGQSLNELIIRNGYAWVYPQYCKKSYCSEWLRLEANARQLKKGLWDGSNIVKPWDFRKYAQASRKETPATPRTLPKEGNSSGFRCDGRTYCSQMTSCAEATWFIQNCPGTKMDGDNDRVPCEKQWCR, encoded by the coding sequence ATGCGTCCCTCCTGCTGTATTCTACTCTTCCTTCTCTCTGCCCCTGCCACCTGCCTCTCCTGGCCTGCTAAGGTCATTTCCATATCCGATGGTGACACAATCACTGTTCTCCACTCAGGAGCTGAGGAAAGAATCCGCCTCTACGGGATAGATTGCCCTGAAAAAAACCAAGATTATGGCCAACAGGCAAAGTCCATCACCAGTTCATTAATCACCGGCAGACAAGTTGATGTCCAAACCGTAACAGCTGATCAGTATGGCAGAACAGTTGCCCTGGTCTCAGTAGATGGCCAGAGCCTGAATGAGTTGATTATCAGAAATGGGTATGCCTGGGTCTATCCCCAATATTGCAAAAAATCATACTGTTCCGAGTGGCTCAGATTGGAAGCAAATGCTCGCCAGTTGAAGAAAGGTTTATGGGATGGTTCAAATATTGTGAAACCTTGGGATTTTCGAAAGTACGCACAAGCATCCAGGAAGGAAACACCAGCCACTCCTCGCACTTTGCCCAAAGAGGGAAACAGTTCAGGATTCAGGTGTGATGGCAGAACCTATTGTTCCCAGATGACTTCTTGCGCTGAAGCAACATGGTTCATCCAAAACTGTCCTGGTACCAAGATGGATGGCGATAATGATAGGGTTCCTTGCGAAAAACAGTGGTGCAGATAG
- the modA gene encoding molybdate ABC transporter substrate-binding protein — MKKLHLLWTIIASGLLLAVSTAHAADEIRLSVAASMTNVTKDIIGQYTAAGHKVSIVPNFGPSGGLAKQINQGAPADIYVSANQKWMTFLRDEKKIDPATETVLAKNSLVFVGMKNPAVTKMEDIVGLKQIAIGSPKSVPAGDYAVQAMEKAGIYKEMQDGNKLAMAKDVRQALTYADRGETGGAFVYKTDALLATQAVILFEVPQELYKPVTYPIALTVNGAANKEAKAFYDYLLGPEAAKLFVKYGFSAAQ; from the coding sequence ATGAAAAAGTTGCACCTTTTATGGACGATTATTGCATCCGGTCTTCTTCTAGCGGTTTCAACGGCCCATGCTGCCGACGAAATACGCCTTTCCGTTGCCGCAAGCATGACCAATGTGACCAAGGATATCATCGGCCAATACACCGCGGCCGGTCACAAAGTGTCCATTGTTCCCAACTTTGGACCTTCAGGCGGCCTGGCCAAGCAGATCAATCAGGGCGCACCGGCGGATATCTATGTTTCCGCAAACCAGAAATGGATGACCTTTCTACGCGATGAGAAAAAAATAGATCCTGCCACCGAAACCGTTCTCGCCAAGAATTCGCTTGTCTTTGTCGGCATGAAAAATCCGGCAGTGACCAAGATGGAAGATATCGTCGGCCTCAAGCAGATTGCCATCGGCAGCCCCAAGAGCGTACCCGCCGGTGATTATGCGGTTCAGGCCATGGAAAAAGCAGGAATATACAAGGAGATGCAGGATGGCAACAAGCTGGCCATGGCCAAAGACGTTCGCCAGGCTCTGACCTATGCCGACCGTGGCGAGACTGGTGGTGCCTTTGTCTACAAAACCGATGCCCTGTTGGCCACCCAGGCGGTCATTCTCTTTGAGGTACCCCAGGAACTGTACAAACCCGTCACCTATCCGATTGCCCTGACTGTGAACGGTGCCGCCAACAAGGAGGCCAAGGCCTTTTATGACTATCTGCTGGGCCCGGAAGCTGCCAAGCTGTTTGTCAAATACGGTTTTAGCGCCGCCCAATAA
- a CDS encoding ATP-binding protein — MCIGKPHPCGYLGDQIRPCTCTPLQVQRYRSRLSGPLLDRIDIHLEVPAVPVKELLSQPAGESSATIRSRVNQARARQRKRFAASPRLYCNAQMNAREVKQFCRLDQASTDLLNTSITRLGLSARAYHRILKIALTIADLAGVPQPQLPHLAEAIQYRRSQFEL; from the coding sequence TTGTGCATTGGGAAGCCACATCCCTGTGGCTACCTTGGAGACCAGATCCGTCCCTGCACCTGTACGCCGCTGCAGGTGCAGCGTTATCGCAGCCGTTTATCCGGCCCCCTGCTTGATCGCATCGACATCCATCTCGAGGTCCCTGCGGTTCCGGTCAAGGAGTTGCTCAGCCAACCCGCGGGCGAGTCTTCGGCAACCATTCGCAGCCGAGTCAACCAGGCAAGGGCTCGACAACGCAAACGCTTTGCCGCCTCCCCCCGGCTCTACTGCAACGCGCAGATGAATGCCAGGGAGGTGAAACAGTTCTGCCGTCTTGATCAGGCCTCGACGGATCTGCTCAATACCTCCATCACACGTCTCGGGCTTTCCGCTCGTGCCTACCATCGTATCCTCAAAATTGCCCTGACCATCGCCGATCTGGCCGGTGTTCCCCAGCCACAACTGCCGCACCTGGCCGAGGCTATCCAATACCGGCGCAGTCAGTTTGAACTCTGA
- a CDS encoding 2-oxoacid:acceptor oxidoreductase family protein — translation MQPLNIYLCGVGGQGIGLLCEILLRAADHAGYKAKAVDTHGLAQRGGSVVSNIRLGGTVHTPLIPAGRADLVIGLERHEALRGMQIALRRGGTLLYYDTVLQPLGVRLGTEPQVTNQQITNACNQKGCPVHSVLWPDLLDPRMQNIVILAAVEQLALIPALTRDHLLRAMDELMEGTMLANNLALFNQILKSAPSREWLH, via the coding sequence ATGCAACCTCTCAACATCTACCTCTGCGGTGTCGGCGGACAGGGTATCGGCCTGCTTTGTGAAATACTCCTGCGAGCTGCCGACCATGCCGGGTACAAAGCCAAGGCTGTTGACACCCACGGTCTTGCCCAACGCGGGGGTAGCGTGGTCAGCAATATTCGCCTGGGCGGCACCGTGCATACACCGCTGATCCCAGCGGGACGCGCTGACCTCGTCATCGGCCTCGAGCGTCACGAAGCCCTGCGGGGGATGCAAATCGCCTTGCGTCGGGGTGGCACCCTGCTGTATTACGATACCGTTCTTCAGCCCCTTGGTGTTCGCCTTGGGACGGAACCGCAGGTGACCAATCAGCAAATCACCAATGCCTGCAACCAAAAAGGTTGCCCGGTGCACAGTGTCCTCTGGCCGGATCTTCTCGATCCGCGAATGCAGAACATTGTGATCCTGGCCGCTGTTGAACAACTGGCCCTTATTCCCGCGCTCACCCGCGACCACCTGCTCAGGGCCATGGACGAATTGATGGAGGGGACCATGCTCGCAAACAATCTGGCTCTCTTCAACCAGATCCTGAAAAGTGCCCCTAGCCGCGAATGGCTCCACTGA
- a CDS encoding MucR family transcriptional regulator, whose translation MSKSLVEMTAEIIQSQIGSKQMTTDEIKAALNDTFQALKSLQDAESCGVIVEVEAEGATAAPVLDPKKSIQKNKVVCLECGQEFKMLSPKHLKSHGLTGKEYRKKYGFSARQPLCAKSLSEKRSASGKERGIPENLQKAIVARTKKKPTGKESA comes from the coding sequence ATGAGCAAATCACTTGTTGAGATGACTGCCGAGATCATTCAGTCTCAGATTGGCAGCAAGCAGATGACCACCGATGAGATCAAGGCAGCACTGAACGACACTTTCCAAGCCCTGAAATCTCTTCAGGATGCTGAGTCATGCGGTGTCATTGTGGAAGTTGAGGCAGAAGGGGCAACGGCAGCACCTGTTCTCGATCCTAAGAAATCCATCCAGAAAAATAAGGTCGTGTGCCTGGAGTGTGGCCAAGAGTTCAAAATGCTCTCACCGAAGCATTTAAAGTCTCATGGACTGACGGGGAAAGAGTATCGCAAGAAATATGGTTTCTCGGCTCGTCAACCACTCTGCGCAAAGTCTCTTTCCGAAAAACGATCTGCATCCGGTAAAGAGCGTGGTATCCCTGAGAATCTCCAGAAAGCAATCGTTGCCCGGACCAAAAAGAAACCTACCGGTAAAGAATCAGCTTAA
- a CDS encoding PAS domain S-box protein, protein MFRSVVSHRSMRMAALFCLLFSASILLCLVFADSASPAVSEGTWQETLNGFTIVGVALVAAMIASLMTRHRLLRKRRYATSRSEQIPLLDAIFYQAPIAIGIVKGEILVELNQELCTLTGFARDELLKKPYRKLFANSDEGVANELSNTDSFAMLSNGTCECVWQCKDGRRLNVLLSAREYGEESSSGATSFFVHDVTSAKTVEQQLRANEAYYHTMIDLAVDGILIGDQEGQIIEANHRICTMLLMEREALVGKHITRIPFAAQSLKENPFRFDLVQQGKTILSERAFERPDGSVIFLEMRSKMMPDGTYQSICRDITLRKQTEQALRESDEKFTLAFAASPDSININRMEDGMYVAINQGFSDLTGYSWDTVQGKTSAELNIWHDPADRERLLAELQTKGYCNNLEAIFRKKDGSLGTGLLSARPIQLNNVPHILSITRDITEKKQAAADLERLKVAIEQVAEMVVITDAQGRIHYANPAFTETAGYSFDEVYLRNPRMLKSGKHDATFYAALWKTIASGRTWSGKMVNRKKNGELYTIESTISPVFDQHGAIVNYVAIKRDITDQLRLEAQYHQAQKMESIGRLTGGVAHDFNNMLAVIIGYAEMALVKISAEHSGYADIERILEAAHRSADIVQQLLAFARKQAITPKVIQLNHLVDGILNMLRRLIGEAIDLRWNPGTELPLIRIDPVQVDQVLANLCINARDAIHGNGTIELRTSFVVLQEDFCRKHPGAQPGPHVVLQVIDNGCGIKQDQLDKIFDPFFTTKGQQGTGLGLATVYGIVIENNGIVTVDSLPGSGATFSVYLPAHDQGYALDGSVQNCEQPLLGTGEIILLVEDDPGILELCRSMLTSLGYTVSTASSPSQALEEAMLHQEDIDLLLTDVIMPEMNGTQLAQEIVKICPVARLLFMSGYTDDILGQHGVPYEEIHFLQKPFDLKTLSEKVREVLDAPVDAR, encoded by the coding sequence ATGTTTCGTTCTGTTGTAAGCCACCGCTCAATGCGAATGGCGGCTCTCTTCTGCCTGCTGTTCTCTGCTTCCATTCTCCTTTGCCTTGTTTTTGCAGACTCAGCCTCCCCTGCAGTCTCGGAGGGAACCTGGCAGGAGACTCTCAACGGCTTCACCATCGTTGGGGTAGCCTTAGTCGCAGCAATGATTGCATCGCTCATGACCCGCCACCGGCTGCTTCGCAAGAGGAGATACGCGACGAGCCGCTCAGAGCAAATACCCTTGCTTGACGCAATCTTCTATCAGGCACCCATTGCCATCGGTATTGTCAAGGGAGAGATTCTTGTTGAATTGAACCAGGAGCTGTGCACCCTAACCGGATTCGCACGGGATGAACTGCTGAAAAAGCCTTACCGTAAACTTTTTGCAAACAGCGATGAAGGTGTAGCCAATGAACTGAGCAATACAGACTCATTCGCAATGCTCAGTAACGGAACCTGCGAATGTGTCTGGCAATGCAAAGACGGCAGGCGGCTTAATGTCCTGCTTTCCGCCAGGGAATATGGCGAGGAATCGTCTTCAGGGGCTACCTCCTTTTTCGTGCACGATGTAACGAGTGCCAAGACTGTTGAACAACAGCTTCGTGCCAATGAAGCCTACTATCACACCATGATCGATCTCGCCGTGGACGGCATCCTTATTGGTGATCAGGAGGGACAAATCATCGAAGCCAACCATCGTATCTGCACCATGTTGCTGATGGAACGCGAGGCACTGGTTGGTAAACATATAACCCGAATTCCCTTTGCCGCGCAAAGTCTCAAGGAAAATCCCTTTCGTTTCGACCTGGTCCAGCAGGGGAAAACAATCTTGAGTGAGCGCGCATTTGAGCGACCAGACGGTTCGGTCATCTTTCTTGAAATGCGATCAAAAATGATGCCCGACGGCACCTACCAATCCATTTGCCGCGACATTACCCTCCGCAAACAGACCGAACAGGCACTCCGGGAAAGTGATGAAAAATTTACTCTTGCCTTTGCCGCCAGCCCGGATTCCATCAATATCAATCGGATGGAAGACGGCATGTACGTGGCGATCAACCAGGGATTCAGCGATCTCACCGGGTATTCCTGGGATACGGTACAGGGTAAAACATCTGCTGAGCTCAACATCTGGCATGATCCCGCCGACAGAGAGCGGTTGTTGGCGGAACTGCAAACAAAAGGGTACTGCAACAACCTCGAGGCGATCTTTCGCAAGAAAGACGGTTCATTGGGAACAGGGCTTCTTTCCGCCCGTCCGATTCAGTTGAACAATGTCCCCCATATTCTCTCCATTACCCGCGATATTACCGAGAAAAAACAGGCGGCCGCTGACCTGGAACGCCTCAAGGTGGCCATCGAACAGGTGGCAGAGATGGTGGTGATCACCGATGCGCAAGGACGGATACATTATGCCAATCCAGCTTTTACCGAAACCGCCGGTTACAGTTTCGACGAGGTCTATCTGCGCAATCCCAGGATGCTCAAAAGCGGTAAGCACGATGCGACCTTTTACGCTGCTCTATGGAAGACCATTGCCAGCGGCCGGACCTGGAGCGGCAAGATGGTCAACCGTAAGAAAAACGGGGAACTCTACACCATAGAATCCACTATTTCCCCAGTATTTGACCAACATGGTGCGATTGTCAACTATGTGGCGATCAAGCGCGATATCACCGATCAGTTGCGACTGGAAGCACAATACCATCAGGCGCAAAAAATGGAATCCATTGGTCGTTTGACCGGCGGGGTGGCCCATGATTTCAACAACATGCTGGCGGTGATCATCGGCTATGCCGAAATGGCCCTGGTCAAGATTTCCGCTGAACACAGTGGCTATGCGGATATTGAAAGAATCCTCGAGGCTGCCCATCGCTCGGCCGATATCGTCCAGCAGTTACTGGCCTTCGCCCGCAAACAGGCCATCACCCCGAAGGTCATTCAGCTTAACCATTTGGTGGATGGCATACTCAATATGCTGCGGCGCCTTATCGGCGAGGCCATTGACCTGCGCTGGAATCCTGGGACTGAATTACCCCTGATTCGTATCGATCCGGTCCAGGTGGACCAGGTTCTGGCCAACCTGTGCATCAATGCCCGCGATGCGATTCACGGCAATGGAACCATTGAGTTACGGACCTCCTTCGTGGTGCTGCAGGAGGATTTCTGCCGCAAACATCCTGGAGCACAACCGGGGCCGCATGTGGTTTTGCAGGTCATCGACAATGGCTGCGGTATCAAACAAGACCAGCTCGACAAGATCTTCGATCCTTTTTTTACCACCAAGGGACAACAGGGAACAGGTCTTGGCCTGGCTACCGTCTACGGCATCGTGATTGAAAACAACGGCATTGTAACCGTTGACAGCCTTCCAGGTTCAGGGGCGACCTTTTCCGTCTACCTACCCGCCCATGATCAGGGATATGCCCTGGATGGATCTGTGCAGAACTGTGAACAGCCCCTTCTCGGCACAGGTGAAATAATTCTTCTGGTGGAGGATGATCCAGGTATTCTTGAACTGTGCCGCAGTATGCTTACTTCGCTGGGCTACACTGTTTCAACCGCAAGTTCGCCCAGCCAGGCGTTGGAGGAGGCGATGCTGCACCAGGAAGATATCGATCTCCTACTCACCGATGTCATTATGCCGGAGATGAACGGTACGCAACTTGCTCAAGAGATTGTGAAGATTTGCCCTGTTGCAAGGCTACTGTTTATGTCCGGATACACGGATGACATCCTTGGGCAGCATGGGGTGCCCTATGAAGAGATCCATTTCCTGCAAAAACCCTTTGATCTGAAAACACTCTCCGAAAAAGTCCGGGAAGTTCTCGACGCCCCGGTCGATGCGCGGTGA